In Actinomadura luteofluorescens, the sequence AGCGCCCGATGTTGTTCTGGGACGGCGTGTCCTCCCACAGCACCTGGTTGAGGGCGTGCGAGACGCTGCCGCGGCCGCCCTGGAGCGTGACGGCGAACTGCTCGTCCACCAGCATCAGCCGCAGCGTGTTGCCGATCCAGTGGCCGGTCGGCAGGGTCCCGGCGCTGAGCATCGGGATCAGGTCGCTGATCAGCTCGTCGACGGTGTAGCCGGCGGGGTGCTGGAGCAGGCGGGACGTGACGTCCGGGCCGGGGTGCGCCCTGCGCGTCTCGGCCAGCCGGCGCATCGTCTCCTGGAGCCGCTGGTAGGCCGCGACGGCGTGCTCGTCGGAGCCCGCCACGTTCTGGATGTCGCGGATCATGTCCGGCACCTCGGCGTCGGGGACGCCGAACAGGCCGACCATCACCATCGGGGGGAGCCGGTCGGCGAACTGGGTGCCGAGGTCGGCCTCGCCGTCCCCCGCGAACTCGTCGATCAGGTGGTCGGCGACGCGCTCGCTGATGCCCGCCAGCTCGGTGCGGTCGACCGCGTCCAGCGAGTCGCTGATCGCCGCGCTGCGCCGGTGGTGCTCCTCGCCCTCGGCGAGCATCACCGAGGGGTTCCAGCCGACGAACGGCAGCAGCGACCAGTTCTCCGGGACCATGTCCCAGGCGTTCCAGCGGCGGGTGTCGCGCGCGAACAGGGCGGGGTTGCCGGTGACGTGGTTGACCTCCCGGTACCCGATCACGTACCAGGCGGGGATGTCGCCTTCGAGCAGGACGGGCACGACGGGGCCGTGCTCGCGCCGCATCCGTTCGAAGAAGTCGCTCGGCCGCTGGTCGAACTCCTCGCCGTACAGGCGCACGGCGTTCTCGTCGGCGGGCGGCCGGACGGTCGCGTCGGTCACTGCGCGGCCTCCTGGAGCGCGGCGGGATCGTGGAGGGTGGTGAGGTGCCGGACGAGCGTGATCAGCACGTTCTTGGACGAGTCGCGCTGCCGGGCGTCGCAGTCGATCAGGGGGACGTCCGCGGGCAGCGACAGCGCGTCGCGGACCCGGTCCAGCGGGGGGCGCGGCTCGGGGCCCTCGAACCGGTTGACCGCCACCACGAACGGCATCTTGTGGTGTTCGAGCCGGTCGAGCGGATAGAAGGACTCCTCCAGGCGGCGCGTGTCCACCAGCACCACCGCGCCGAGGCTGCCGGAGAACAGCTGGTCCCAGATGAACCAGAACCGCTGCTGGCCGGGGGCGCCGAACAGGTAGAGCACGCGGTGGGCGTCCAGGGAGATCCGGCCGAAGTCGAAGGCGACCGTGGTGGTGCGCTTGTCGGCGACGCGGCTCGGGTCGTCGATGCCGACGCCGGCCTTCGTCATGACCTCCTCGGTGCTCAGCGGGGGGATCTCGGAGATCGAGCCGACCATGGTGGTCTTCCCGACGCCGAACCCGCCCACGACCACGATCTTCAGCGCGTCCCGGACGCTTCGCCGCAGCGGCACGCCGCCCGCGGGCGCGGGGTCCGGT encodes:
- a CDS encoding cytochrome P450, with protein sequence MTDATVRPPADENAVRLYGEEFDQRPSDFFERMRREHGPVVPVLLEGDIPAWYVIGYREVNHVTGNPALFARDTRRWNAWDMVPENWSLLPFVGWNPSVMLAEGEEHHRRSAAISDSLDAVDRTELAGISERVADHLIDEFAGDGEADLGTQFADRLPPMVMVGLFGVPDAEVPDMIRDIQNVAGSDEHAVAAYQRLQETMRRLAETRRAHPGPDVTSRLLQHPAGYTVDELISDLIPMLSAGTLPTGHWIGNTLRLMLVDEQFAVTLQGGRGSVSHALNQVLWEDTPSQNNIGRFAVRSCELAGRKIRPGDMLILGWAAANADPQVQPPAQGVGAGNRAHLSFGHGDHGCPYPAPELAEVVARTAVEVLLDRLPDIELAVKPEELLWLPSFWVRRLAALPVTFTPTMTSH
- a CDS encoding GTP-binding protein, with translation MDSKPSDRAPDPAPAGGVPLRRSVRDALKIVVVGGFGVGKTTMVGSISEIPPLSTEEVMTKAGVGIDDPSRVADKRTTTVAFDFGRISLDAHRVLYLFGAPGQQRFWFIWDQLFSGSLGAVVLVDTRRLEESFYPLDRLEHHKMPFVVAVNRFEGPEPRPPLDRVRDALSLPADVPLIDCDARQRDSSKNVLITLVRHLTTLHDPAALQEAAQ